One window from the genome of Candidatus Auribacterota bacterium encodes:
- a CDS encoding DUF47 family protein encodes AVITLEPLVKLFDVPLLDRSKSLALIQEISTREQVADSIEFKILKKLFKDINISLAEKIIIGNLVTIIAEVADAIENVGDRIQILISKQAI; translated from the coding sequence AGCGGTGATCACACTGGAGCCCCTCGTGAAGCTGTTCGACGTTCCCCTCCTCGACAGGTCAAAGTCGCTCGCGCTCATCCAGGAAATCTCGACCCGCGAGCAGGTGGCGGACTCGATCGAGTTCAAGATATTGAAAAAGCTCTTCAAAGATATCAATATCTCGCTCGCGGAGAAGATCATCATCGGGAACCTGGTGACGATCATCGCCGAGGTCGCCGACGCCATCGAGAACGTGGGGGATCGCATCCAGATCCTCATTTCGAAGCAGGCCATATAA